Proteins encoded within one genomic window of Pantoea sp. Aalb:
- the repA gene encoding replication regulatory protein RepA, which translates to MSKILNVITSSSKRIYKKGKPLSVAERQQALTKRRKETHKEIKVYVPLALKKSLCDLCQSEGISQAEMISILISDASIIMQRNK; encoded by the coding sequence ATGTCCAAAATTTTAAATGTAATAACTTCATCATCTAAACGTATTTATAAAAAAGGCAAGCCATTATCTGTAGCTGAACGTCAACAAGCCTTAACAAAGCGTAGGAAAGAAACTCACAAAGAGATTAAAGTTTATGTACCGTTAGCTTTGAAAAAAAGTCTGTGTGATTTATGTCAGTCTGAAGGTATTTCTCAAGCTGAAATGATTAGCATTTTAATATCTGATGCTAGTATTATTATGCAGCGAAATAAATAA